In Corynebacterium aquilae DSM 44791, the genomic stretch TCATGGAGGAGGACACCAGGGTTTTGCCGACGGCGGTGCCGGGCGCCCAGTCGGGACGGTTGGTGTAGAGGTAGTCGATGGCGACGGCGAGGTAGTGGTTCGGGTTCATCAGGCCGGCGTCTGGGGTGACGATGCCGTGGCGGTCCGCGTCGGCGTCGTTGCCGGTGGCGATGTCGAAGTGTTCACGGTTGCCGACGAGGGAGGCCATGGAGTTCGGGGAGGAGCAGTCCATGCGGATTTTGCCGTCGGTGTCGAGGGTCATGAATCGCCAGGTGGCGTCGACGCGGGGGTTGACGACGTCGAGGTTGAGGCCGTAGTGCTCGCCGATGGCGCCCCAGTAGTCGACGCTGGCTCCACCCATGGGGTCCGCACCGATGTGGATGCCGGCTTTTTTGATGGCGTCCATGTCGACGACGTTGTTGAGGTCGCCGATGTAGTGGTGCATGTAGTCGTGGCGCTGGCAGCGGGGGTCGAGGACCCCGGCAACGCTGGTGCGCCGGAGGTCTTTCATGCCGCCGCGCAGGATCTCGTTGGCGCGGTTGGCGATCCAGTCGGTGGCGTCGGTGTCGGCGGGGCCGCCGTTGGGGGGATTGTATTTGAAGCCGCCGTCGCGGGGCGGGTTGTGGGAGGGGGTGATGACGATGCCATCGGCCCGCTTGGGGTCGGTGCCGGTGACGCCGCCGGTGAGGGTGGCGTTGTGGCTGAGGATGGCGTGGGAGACCGCCGGGGTAGGCGTGTAGCGACCGGCGGCATCCACCAGCACGTCGATATCGTGCGCGAGGAGGACTTCCAGGGCGCTGATCATGGCGGGCTCGCTCAAGGCGTGGGTGTCCCGGCCGATGTAGACGGGGCCGCCGATGCCGTTGGCGGCGCGGTATTCAACGATGGCTTGGGTGGTGGCCAGGATGTGGTTTTCGTTGAAGGCGGTGTCGAGGGAGGAGCCGCGGTGCCCGGAGGTGCCGAAGACGACCTGCTGATCGGGGTTGTCGGCGTCGGGGGTGCGGGTGTAGTACGCGGTTACGAGCTCGGCAATGTCGATCAGGTCGCTGTCTTGCGCAAGCTGACCAGCGCGGGGGTGAGCCATGGCTCCTCCTAGGAGTGAAATGTGGTGTGTGAAAACTTTTGGGGCTTTCCCGCCCGCCACCAGCCGCGGTGTGCGCCTGCGCGCCAAACTTGAGGTGTTCACAAGGTTCTGCGGGTGGCGGTTCGGGTGAGACCTAACGCTTCCATTGTTCCCCCAATCCCGGTGGCTTCGCAGGCGATATACCCCCCTTTTGTTTCCCCCTGAGGTACTAGGGCTGAATAGTACCCATGCCACCGATGGTGGCGCGGGGCGGTTGTTTTCACCCGTGTTGGGACACCTGCGCTGCAGTTGGCGTGGTCTCCTGTCCCCGGGCGGGGCGGATGGGAGGCGTGGGGAGCCTTTTCCGCTGTAGAGTTGCCAAGGTTTTGCCAGGTTCACAGAATTCAAGTCACATAGGCGGGGGTAGCGATTGGGGTGAATGATGGGTTAAAACAATGACAGTTAACGCATAGTATGAGATAGTAGTCACACTCACCAGCAGAGGTGGTCTCCCCCACCCCTGATCGGCTGGTTGCGCACAATGCCAACCGCCGACCTCGTTTTCATCGGCACTGCACCCCCTTAGTGGGTACGGACATGGTCGATGCTGTCATCCCAAGGAGTCCGCCATGGCGACACTACAGT encodes the following:
- the pgm gene encoding phosphoglucomutase (alpha-D-glucose-1,6-bisphosphate-dependent) → MAHPRAGQLAQDSDLIDIAELVTAYYTRTPDADNPDQQVVFGTSGHRGSSLDTAFNENHILATTQAIVEYRAANGIGGPVYIGRDTHALSEPAMISALEVLLAHDIDVLVDAAGRYTPTPAVSHAILSHNATLTGGVTGTDPKRADGIVITPSHNPPRDGGFKYNPPNGGPADTDATDWIANRANEILRGGMKDLRRTSVAGVLDPRCQRHDYMHHYIGDLNNVVDMDAIKKAGIHIGADPMGGASVDYWGAIGEHYGLNLDVVNPRVDATWRFMTLDTDGKIRMDCSSPNSMASLVGNREHFDIATGNDADADRHGIVTPDAGLMNPNHYLAVAIDYLYTNRPDWAPGTAVGKTLVSSSMIDRVVNNLGRTLIEVPVGFKWFVPGLIDGGIGFGGEESAGASFLRRGGTVWSTDKDGLILDLLASEILAVTGKTPSQRYAELAEQFGAPVYARTDAAANREQKAILKKLSPEDVTATTLAGEDITAKLTKAPGNGAAIGGLKVTTENAWFAARPSGTEDKYKIYAESFKGADHLARVQAEAQELVSSVLGS